A genomic window from Ignavibacteria bacterium includes:
- a CDS encoding T9SS type A sorting domain-containing protein, translating to MKTTLTIFTLIILNLSLLSQWQLTAGTGTAYGNTLYCVGDTVFAGTDFGAYKTTNNGNTWITINNGFNTYRKIYDFTYSEGKLWSGNDGSGLYFSLNHGENWIREYSASFTRVYSVAASNQYVLASNGTYVYYTTNLGANWIIMDGGTEPWGEGGIAIDNNYVYAADFEGIYVSFLGGTSWTRINGNLTGNSKDVDEIRFANNKLYIATKGGVWSSSNNGTTWENLNPSWTNTSLWALSVIKSNIFVATNSSKIYLSTNDGTNWSDVSIGLPANIGIDEIVCNSTHAFAMVYQTGAVYRRPLSELIGIQPISTEIPKQFSLSQNYPNPFNPVTNINFDVKEKGLVKLAVFNSIGQEIAVIVNQELSPGTYKADWNGTNSPSGVYYYKITAGDFSETKKMILVK from the coding sequence ATGAAAACAACTTTAACAATTTTCACGCTAATCATTTTGAATTTAAGCCTGCTTTCGCAATGGCAGTTAACGGCCGGTACGGGCACTGCATATGGAAACACTCTTTATTGTGTAGGAGATACTGTATTTGCAGGCACAGATTTTGGAGCGTATAAAACTACGAATAACGGTAATACATGGATAACAATTAACAATGGATTTAATACTTACCGCAAAATTTACGATTTTACATATTCAGAAGGAAAATTGTGGAGCGGTAATGATGGCAGCGGATTATATTTTTCATTAAATCACGGCGAGAATTGGATCAGGGAGTATAGCGCTTCTTTTACAAGAGTTTACTCTGTTGCTGCGTCCAATCAATATGTATTGGCATCAAATGGCACTTATGTGTATTATACAACCAATCTAGGTGCAAACTGGATAATTATGGATGGTGGAACCGAGCCTTGGGGCGAAGGCGGTATAGCAATAGATAACAATTATGTATATGCGGCAGACTTTGAGGGAATTTATGTTTCTTTTTTAGGCGGAACATCATGGACAAGAATTAATGGAAACTTAACGGGAAATTCCAAAGATGTTGACGAAATAAGGTTTGCGAATAACAAGCTGTATATCGCTACCAAAGGCGGTGTTTGGTCTTCCAGTAACAATGGTACAACCTGGGAGAACTTAAATCCTTCGTGGACCAATACCAGTTTGTGGGCTTTATCGGTGATTAAATCAAATATTTTTGTTGCTACCAATAGTAGCAAGATTTATTTATCAACAAATGACGGGACTAACTGGTCAGATGTTTCGATAGGTTTACCTGCAAACATTGGTATTGATGAAATTGTATGTAACAGTACTCATGCATTTGCTATGGTTTACCAAACCGGCGCAGTTTACCGCAGACCACTTTCCGAGCTAATCGGTATTCAGCCAATATCAACCGAGATTCCAAAACAATTTTCACTTTCACAGAACTACCCAAACCCCTTTAACCCAGTTACAAATATTAATTTTGATGTTAAAGAAAAGGGATTGGTTAAGCTGGCAGTATTTAATTCTATCGGGCAGGAAATTGCAGTAATTGTGAACCAGGAATTATCACCCGGCACATATAAAGCTGACTGGAACGGGACAAATTCCCCAAGCGGAGTGTATTATTATAAAATAACCGCAGGTGATTTTTCGGAAACTAAGAAAATGATATTGGTAAAATAG